One genomic segment of Erysipelotrichaceae bacterium 66202529 includes these proteins:
- the hxlA gene encoding 3-hexulose-6-phosphate synthase, with the protein MKLQLALDTLTLDECMTLLAETKGSVDIAEVGTPFIIEEGMRPVREFKQHFPDIEILADAKIMDAGELEAETAFRAGADIVTVLGASNDETILGAVKAAKKYNGKIMIDMIAVKDLETRTKEVDAMGVDYICVHTAFDVQQTGKNPLDELMIVNRVIQHAKSAVAGGVKLATVDTIAEQNPEVVVVGGAICNAADRAAAAREMKQHLK; encoded by the coding sequence ATGAAATTACAACTGGCACTGGATACCCTGACACTCGATGAGTGCATGACATTGCTTGCGGAAACAAAGGGCAGTGTTGATATTGCGGAGGTTGGGACACCGTTTATCATCGAGGAAGGTATGCGCCCGGTGAGAGAATTTAAACAGCATTTCCCAGACATTGAAATTCTGGCAGATGCAAAGATTATGGATGCAGGAGAGCTGGAAGCGGAAACAGCATTCCGGGCAGGAGCAGATATCGTTACCGTGCTGGGAGCAAGTAATGATGAGACCATTCTGGGAGCTGTAAAGGCTGCGAAAAAGTACAATGGAAAAATCATGATTGATATGATTGCAGTTAAGGATCTGGAAACCAGAACAAAGGAAGTGGATGCCATGGGTGTGGATTATATCTGTGTGCATACAGCATTCGATGTTCAGCAGACTGGGAAAAATCCGCTGGATGAGCTGATGATCGTCAACCGTGTTATCCAGCATGCGAAATCGGCAGTAGCCGGTGGTGTGAAGCTGGCGACGGTGGATACGATTGCAGAGCAAAATCCGGAGGTTGTCGTTGTCGGAGGTGCTATTTGCAATGCCGCTGATCGTGCGGCAGCCGCAAGGGAAAT
- a CDS encoding DeoR family transcriptional regulator produces the protein MSKASEARRNALYQRVLGEGRVRVGELARQLDVTTETIRKDLKVLEERGVLTKKHGSAVVRNAYYQLPFDVKLQEHTLEKQLIARKALEFIEDDAIVYMDPGSTCLQLAKLLRLKKNITVLTNSLPIADIICDSGLDLIMTGGKLQKKGRAFVGYYATNVIDTVRIDIAFMGCDGFMDMDGPMTFSMEHAEVNRHILEHSRKNILLCDSSKFTKTATYQFAKFSDYDVMITNELQEGQQECVSEVGQLIMVKEN, from the coding sequence ATGTCAAAGGCAAGTGAGGCAAGACGCAATGCGCTGTATCAGCGGGTTCTCGGTGAAGGCCGGGTACGGGTCGGGGAGCTGGCCCGGCAGCTGGATGTGACAACGGAAACGATTCGCAAGGATCTCAAGGTGCTGGAGGAGCGCGGTGTGCTGACGAAAAAGCATGGGAGTGCTGTCGTACGCAATGCCTATTATCAGCTTCCCTTCGATGTAAAGCTGCAGGAGCATACGCTGGAGAAGCAGCTGATTGCCCGCAAGGCTCTGGAGTTCATTGAGGATGATGCCATTGTCTATATGGATCCGGGAAGTACCTGTCTGCAGCTGGCAAAGCTGCTTCGTCTGAAGAAAAACATCACCGTACTGACCAATTCCCTTCCGATTGCGGATATTATCTGCGACAGCGGTCTGGATTTGATTATGACAGGTGGAAAGCTTCAGAAAAAAGGACGTGCATTTGTCGGCTACTATGCCACCAATGTTATTGATACGGTTCGGATCGACATCGCATTTATGGGCTGTGACGGCTTTATGGACATGGATGGGCCAATGACCTTTTCCATGGAGCATGCGGAAGTCAACCGCCATATTCTGGAGCATTCCAGAAAAAACATCCTGCTTTGTGATTCCAGTAAATTCACAAAGACAGCCACATATCAGTTCGCAAAGTTTTCAGACTATGATGTCATGATTACCAACGAGCTGCAGGAGGGACAGCAGGAGTGCGTGAGCGAGGTCGGACAACTGATTATGGTAAAGGAGAACTAG